The following DNA comes from Pongo pygmaeus isolate AG05252 chromosome 9, NHGRI_mPonPyg2-v2.0_pri, whole genome shotgun sequence.
acttagctaggtgtggtggcacgtgcgtgcctgtggtcccagctactcgcgaggctgaagtgagagggtCTCTTCAGCctgggaattcaaggctgcactgaggcatgatcgtgccactgcactccagcctgggcaacagaaccagactctgtctcaaaaaaagaaaaaaaagatggaacGACTAACTCTTCTTGGACGCTAAAGTTGAGCAGAAGGAACCCCTGGGCAGGAGGGGAAGCGTCACCAAGGGTCCTTCTTCCCAGGCAGCAATAGCCTGGCTCGGAAAGTCAGGCCCTTTGCTTTGTAGCAGGAGGAAGGTGATTCTTGGGACCCAAAACATGCCAGAGAACCTGGCGCCGAGTGTCCCAAGGAGGCTTCGCTTTTGGAACAGGCTTGGTCCTGTCCAGGTAGGCACTTCCTCATGAGTAACCCCTTCCAGCTCTCACAGTGGAGCCACACGCCTGCTGCCCGCTGACGACTTGTTCTCTTGCCCGACCTGTCTGAGAGGGTGTGAGCAGGTCATATTTACCAGGCCCTGCCCCAGGAGATGGGGAGATAGCACTGACCTCCTCTCTTCTCTTACCCAATCTTCCTCCCATGCCACACCCAAACACGGCACTCCCCCAAATAGGTCTGTCGTGAGGCACCTGGGAATTGTGAGGAGACTGCTGGGAGGAAGGGGCGACCGCCCTCCCCGGCCAGCAGAGAAGGGTCTGACTGCAACACAGACGGCTTCATCGTCACATTGAAAATAACcaaatatgaaaatgtgttttatttctcaGTACAAAGCCAGATACTATAAGGCTATGAAAAACTGACTAGCCAGAGGCCAGAAAGGACAAAAAGAAGACTATCTCTGGCCTGGTGCCCTGTGATCTGGCGTGGTGTCACAGGAGGTCTGGGGACAGCAGCAAGGACCTGGACCGGTCAAGGTGGACGAGGGAAGCGACCTGCCAGCCCTTCCAGCCTCCCGCGGCTGGGGCCTGAGGATCCTGCCTGCCTTTGGGGGCCACTGGTTGCCTGGCTGGTCCCAGGAATGAACTGGGAGAGGATaggaggtgtggggagggggcaggggtgggaggcaTGACCTTTTTTGCACTGGAAGCTCTGTTTTCATTCCGTGACACAGGTGAGTGTTCAGGGCTAGAGTTGAGAATGAAACTAGGGTGCTGTTGCCCCCAGAAACACCTTCAGTCCCTCTACCACATCCCAGTTAGAAAGTCTTGAGCCCTTGGACAAGCGGACATGGGTCTGGGACTTAAGGCTGTAAGAGGTGAGGCTGTAGTGACAGGGGTGGGAGGTGAGGCTGTAGTGACGGGTGTGGGGCGGAGCTGAGAGGAATGTGTGCGGCGACAGACGTGAGGGTGTTTCTCCAAGGAGTTGTGGATCCTCTATTTAGTGTCAGGGGAacgtgggtgtgtgtgggggctCAGGCCTCGCCCTCCTCTCCGCTGTCATGCACGCTGGCCTGCCTCACCATCTTCCGGAACCTCGGCGTAGAGGAAATGCAGGgctctccctgcccctgcccctgcccctgctcctgctcctgctcctgctcctgcaaGGCCTGGGTCCGGTTGGCCACCAGGGCAGTGCCCTGGAGGGTAACCACTGACTGGTGGGACTTCAGGGCAGGCTGAGGACCCCTGTCCACCTGCTGGCGTCCCTTGGTCCTTGCGAGCTGTGGGAGGGGCTGCAGAGGCTCTTCATGTGAAGACTCGTGGGAAGAGAAGACCTGGACAGGTGTGAGGATACGGAAGCCATGGGGGGCCTTTCCGGGGCAGGGGTGCCAAGCACAGAGCCGGGAAGATCTGGGGCAGGGGTGCCAAGCACAGAGCCGGGAAGATCTGGGGCAGGGGTGCCAAGCACAGAGCTGGGAGGAGGCGAGGGCCGGAATGTTTGTGGCACACACGCCAAAAGCCAAGCTGTCCACAGCCACGCTTCCTCAGGAGGGAGGACAACACCCCAGCCCTGCTGCCCCGTTCCTTGAACCCTACCTGCTTGTAGCTTCCTTCTGGCCCCCAGAAGCCCTCCTCAGCTCCCTGGAGACCCAGGCCTCcctgccctcctctcctcctATCCTTCCTCTGCCTTTACGTAGGCAGCCGGCAGGTGAAACCCGTGCTGGCACCAGCCCCTGACCTGGGCTGGGTGGATGCGTGTCTCCGGTGCTGGGTGAGGACCTCCTGCCTTTAGCAACGCCCACACCCGCCCAACAACCCACCATGCCTCCCTATCCTTCCCCACccacacctcctccaggaagcctctccCAAATGTTCCTGCCCTCAGTGACGCTCCTTCCTCCAAGTCAGCCATTTGGGCTTGAGTCCCAGACAGGGCCTGGCTCCCAGTCTTAGGCTTGTGCCCGCAGCACTGAGCGTCGAGGGTGCTCACTTAGGCAGGACTTGGGCGGCGTGGGTGCGAAgactcctccccaccccatcctttGAGGTGCTGCTCCTCAGACCCGGGAGGGGCTTCAGAGATTAATTTAGCCTCCCCACCATGGGGTTAGAGATCGCCCCCAGGGCCGGCAGGGGCCTGTGGAGCTCATGGCCTGGGGAGGCAGCCTTGCCCCTTAGACAGCTAGTCCTGTGGTCAGGCTGGAACCTGCCTGCGACCCCGGCCGGGGCTGGCTCACCCAGGAGCCCTGGAAACAGGCGCTGCTTCCTGCCCTGCCCCCGTGACCTCTCTCTCCAGCCTGTGCCTACAGCACCTCCGCCTGCCCTCACTGGATCTCGGCTGCTCTCAGGGGCCCAGGACGTGGCTGGTCCCCGTCTTCAGGGGTACTCATGGGACAGGCTGGAGACACCGGGTGCTAAGAGGTACTGGGCTGACTGTGAAGGAGGCTGGGACCAGGCCCCCTGGGTCCTCCCAGGACACCCTGCATGGGCGGGCCAGACTTAGCCCGGGTACGCCCTGCTCAGGTCTACAGTCAAACACCCATCCTGGTCTTTCCCCATCTCCCTCCTTATGGCCCCCACCCCTGCAAGCTGagctcccccagccccagcctcacctCTGGCATGTCACTGGTCTCTGAGGTGCTCTCCAGCTCCAAGGAGGGCTCCAGAAGACTGATGGACCTCATGACCCCTCGGAGGTTGATACGTGGCCGTGGCCCAGGCTCTTCTTTTGGGGCTGCCTGGCTCTCTTCCATGCCCACAACCttctcctccccaccacccccaggtTCTGGCGGAAGAGGTGGGAATGGTGTAGAGACTTCAGGGGCTGGGCGCTCCTCTGGGGAGACCCCACCGACTTTCTGCTCCCAGACATGGCTCTGGCGGCTGTGAGGAGGTGGCCCTGAGTCAGCTCTGAGTGACCCAGCAGCCACTCCCAGCAAACCCACCTACTCACCCTCTGCCACTCGCTCCCATCCCATACCTGGCAGTCAGGATGCCCTGGTAGATCTGCAGCTGGCGCAGGAAGCCGGCGTTGGGGCGGGCGATGGGCCGGAGCTCCTGCACGTGGCGCAGGGCCTGCTCCAGGGTGCATTCATACTGCTTCATGGCGTAGGCCAGCACTGTGGCTGCCGAGCGGCTGACGCCCATCTTGCAGTGGACCAGCACGTGGGTGCCCTGTGCTCTGTGGAAGCAGGCCAGGTTCAGCACCCTCCCCTCACCATGAAGGACCCCGCCTCCTGCAGGGGAGGGCAGGTAAAGGGCTCACAACCAACTGAGAgtagaggagaaggagggaaggacacTGACGGCTGGAAGGAATGGCACAGCTGATGGCAGAGTGGGCAGGAGGAGGGCACTGGGGGCCGCTTGAAGCCACAGTGGGGCGGGCAGCAAAGCCAGGAGACCGACCTTGCAGCCTCAATGAAGCGGTGCGTCTCCTTCCAGTGCGGCAGCAGCTGGGCCGACTCCTCATCCCAGAGGCGCACATTGTGGTAGGTGAAGCGCTCAGGGTAGAAGTTGTCAATCTCCCGGGCCATATTCAAGATGTGGGTGACCCTGTCCCAGAGGGCCCAAGGCCAGGCTGACGTGGGCAGAGGTACCAGGCCCATTGGCCATCGGACCTGGCAGCCCCTGGGCCTCGCTTTAGCTCTGAGTTTCAAGTCAGATGGAGGCAGCAGTGACAGTGGGAGGAGAAGCGACCCAGCTGTCAGCTGGCTGCGACCTTGGACCAATCATTTTGCCCTGCTGGGCTTGCTTCCCCATCTGGTCCAGACAGCTGGGTCAACTGCAACTCCAGCCCTTCCATTATTCTCAGAAATGAGTTAGAGAACCGCTTTTGAGCTAAGCTGAGGGTGGGTGGGTCTGCAGCAGTGGGTGGCAGGGGCTACAGCAGGTCTCCCAGAAGGCCATGGCGGGCAGATGACAGGTACCTGCCGGAGCAGGCAGCCAGGTCCCCATGGGGAGAAGGGCAGTTCCTTCTTCCCTGAGACGGGGCAAGGTGGAGAaaaggctttttctttctttctttcttttttcttattttttagagacagggtctctctctgttgcccaggctggagtgcagtggcgtgatcacggctcactgcggcctcaatctccagggctcaaacgatcctcctgcctcagcctcctgagtagctgggaccacaggcgcacgcaAGAGGAGCCTTTTTCTGCTTGTCCAGGGCAGTTACAGCAGTATGCACTGCTGCTTCTCGTCTTGGCGTGGCTGAGGCCCTTTGTTTCTGTCCTTGTTTCgcagtgtggggaggggaggagagtgggTGGGGGCTGGCCAGCGGGTCTCCTGTCCCCACCTGGGAGCCCACACCAGGGCAACAGCCCCAGGACAGAGTTAGAAGCAGAGCTAGCAGCTGCTGAGGGTGGTCCAGGGGTTTTTGAAGCTGGCTACCACCCAATGCAGGGAGGCCAGGAGAAGGGAAGAGGGGGTGGGTGGCCCGAGGGGCTCGTAGCCCTACCTGTTCCTCTGCAGCTCCTCCAGGTTTGCCGCGTTCCACTCTGAGCCCTGGGAGAGAGGGACAGCACATTTCCCCTTTCCTCCAGCCTCTGCTCCTGGCCTGCCGCCCTCGCAGCTGCCAGCGGTCCCCATGGCCCAGGCCTGGCTGCGGCTCACCAGGTAGAGGTGGGGGAAGATGCGGGAGGCTCGGTCCCGCTGTGCCACCAGCAGCAGCATCTGGTTGTCGATGAAGTCACGGTACTGCTGGAGGGGGAGCCCTAGGCGCAGCTCCAGAGCCTGGCGGATCTGCAGGCAGAGCCCAGGGCAAGAGAGGCTGGGGCTCTCCTAGTGCCCAGCCTGCCACCTTCCCTCTGGGACCTCTGAGGACAGCACCCCGTCCCATCTAGATGGATTCGGGCCAAGGCCAAGGCATCCAGGAATGGCTCAGGACTGGAGACAGGCAAGGTGGGGAGGGCTCCCAGGAAAGGCAAGCTTGCGGCCCCTGCTGGAGGGGACTCGGTCCCCGGGCCCCCTGCCCACCTCTTTGGAAGTGACACTCTCCAGGTCGCTGGCATCCAACACTTTCCACAGCTCAGCACGGATCGCCTGCTCCATCCGCTCCTGTTCTGAGGACCTGGGAGCAGAGCCCCTCAGTCAAGGGGCCCTTTCCCCTCTCCACCATGCCCCGCACTGCATTATCCTGCCTTCCCCCTCCACCCAGTCCCTCCCCTCCACACACTGACCGGCCAGGCTTGGCGCTGGGAGGCCGCAGAGACTCCAGGTCGGCCATAGCCATCCACTCGTTGAGGCAGCTCTGGTCGGAGTTCAGTCTCTCCTGGTAGTGGCTGGCCCAGGTGAGGGCACTGCCACCCGGTACAAGGCCGCTGCCTAGAGCTGCCTCACATGCTTGGTGCAATACCTGGAGCGTGGCCCTGAGACAGGAGGAGAGGCTGGGTCACACTGTTCCCTTGCTGCCCTTCCCCAGGCCCTGCAGCCTCCTTTGAAGGAGAGGCTGGCCTGAGTCCAGGCAGTCTCTGTCCTTACCACATGGTCTGGATGGAGATGGGCTTGAAGATCCGGCTCTGCCCACCAGACGTCACGCTGAAGCCCCTGCGGGAGACCAGGCGCACGCACGTGAGGCCAGACTCCAGGCTCTGCGACAGAGAACCCATCCTTTTGCCGGATACAGGAAGCCGAGGCCCAGGAGTCAGGTGCCTTGCTCAGGATCACGGTGAATCTGATGTGGAGCTGGGAGCAGGCCCCAGAGTCCCAGCCTAAAGTTCTACTGTACCCCGGTGCCCAGGCCCCATCATATCCGTCACACTCAGTTATTCCACCCTCCTGCCCCCACCTTCAGTTGCCATTGCTTACCCGTCTCCATCTAAGTACACCTGGGTGTCACTCCAGAGGGGCAAGACCAGGCCCAGGGTGCAGCTGGGGGAGCTGGCAGGGGACAGAGGGAAAGCCATTGTCCCCCCTGTCCCTCACCTCTTtgcccctcctttcctctccctgctCGAACCTGCTGTCAGGGAAATCCACGCCCAGGAGGACCGTCTCATCCTGGCTCAGACCTTCTCCTTCTCGTGTAGAAACTACCAGCAGGTAGCGGAGCCGGGGAGGCCGGGCTGCCTCCAGCTGGGCTGCCTGGGGGAGATGAGGAACCCAGGGTCACAGTGGCCCCAAGGACCCTGCTCCCCACCTAGACACCCGAGGTCCAGAACAGTGCTGACCCTGCTCCTTCCTCTCCCATCCCCCCTCTTCCCAGATGTAAAATCAGTGGGTAAAGAGGGACTGTGTGGAAAAAAGCGGGGAATGGGACTGACATAGGTTGCACATTTTTTGTTTCTGCTGAGGAAggaggttgtttttgtttttgttttgagataaggtctcactctgtcacccaggctggagtatagtggcagcatcacagctcactgtagccccaaactcccaggctcacatgatcctcccacctcagcctcccaagttgctgggacctcaggcccatgccaccatgcccagataatttttaagttttttgttgaGATGAGATCTTCCctatgtttcttgggctggtcttgaactcctggactcaggcaatcctcccttctcagcctcccaaagtgctgagattacaggcgtgagccactgtgccccgcaaGAAGGAggttttttccttgtttgtttgtttttttgtttgttttgttttgtttttgcgatggagtcttgctctgttgcccagactggagtacagtggcgcaatcttggctcactgcaagctccacctcccgggttcatgccattctcctgcctcagcctctcgagtagctgggactacaggcgcccgccaccatgcctggctaattttttgtatttttagtagagacggggtttcaccgtgttagccaggacgatctcgatctcctgacctcgtgatctgcccgcctcagcctcccaaagtgctgggattacaggcttgagccaccacgcccggccggttttttttttttttttaaccctgtcACTTGCCATTGCTATCATTTCATTTGAGAAGCGTTTATCACCAAAGAAATATTAAGGACAAAATCTCATGACAGGGGATGATACTTCTGTTGTAAATTCAGTTTTACAAAAGATTCACTGCATCTTGTTTGCCACGTCTTGCTGAAGACGGCGAGCTGTCTTCACAAGTGTTTGAGCACGAGCGCTCCGGCTCCACCTGGCCTCCCTTCCTCCATGTGGCTGGAATCCTCCTCCCCTCTGCCTGGGTCCCTCTAGCACACCCGCCCCCAGTGGGTGTCTAGCAAGCCTGCCTTGTGCACTGGTCCATTTAGGGACAGCTCACGTCATCAGGAAAGCCTTCTACTGGTTGAGGAGAAACATGTCTCTGGAATTCCCACCTCTTGGACCTAATTTGGCCCTATTGGCTCACACAGGACAAACCTCCCCTGTTCTTTCCCTTCCAGAGACCTGCAGCCATGACCTTGCCCTGTCAAAACATCTCtgaccaggccgggcgcggtggctcaagcctgtaatcccagcacttcaggaggccgaggtgggcggatcatgaggccaggagattgagaccgccctggctaacacggtgaaaccccgtctctactaaaaatacaaaaaaaattagccgggcgtagtggcgggcgcctgtagtcccagctactcgggaggctgaggcaggagaatggcgtgaacccgggaggtggagcttgcagtgagcggagatcgcgccactgcactccagcctgggcaacagagcgagactccgtctcaaaaaaacaaaaaaaaacaaaaaaatctctgcCTGAAACAGCAGGGTCACTGGGGTATGGGTAACCCCAACACTCCCCAGGCTGCCCCCTGCCCTCACACCATTGCTCCCCAAGCAGACACATACACAGGGCTCCATTCTGCCCTCAGGTGTGTCTCTTCCCCCCACTTCCCGGAGCTCCAGACGGGCCCTCACCAGGCGGATGTCGTCCTGCTGCCTCAGCAGCTGCACCATGAGGTGCAGGTGCTGCCTCTGCTCCTCCTGTTTCTGGGGACTCTGGGATCCTTGCCCGAAGTCTGTCTGGTCCCCGAGGAGCTCCTCCTCACTCGGGAGCTCCTCTTCTGGCTCAGGACTGGCCTCTGCTGCATCATCCTTGTTCCCTCCATCCTGCAGTCCCAGGACAGCCCCGCGGAGGACGGCAAAGCTTTGCCTGGCAGGGCAGTGGGCAGCTGTCATGGCCCCTCATTCCCCTTAGGGTAGGGGCTCTCAAAGTCTAGCATTCACCTGCAGCCCTTGTCTACACGGATTCATGGGCCCCCACGCGGTCGATAGGTCTGGAGTGGAGGCCTCAGCATCTGCATTTCTAACCCCTTGGCCCCTTGGCAATGCTGCTGAGAACCAGTCTTGGGGGCTTCCAAGCTCTCAGCCCCTCTACTCTTGCTCATCTGTGGGGAGAGGGGGctgctccctttcccctcccaccTGTTTAACTCAAGGGCTGCTGGGAACATGGTCGGGGACCCAGGAGTCCTCAGGCCCATCATGCCCTCCTGCCGTTCGGCCCGTGGCCACCACCTAAGCCCAAGCCCAGGGCAGTGGATGAGGAAGCCCCAGATGACCAGGGGGAGGGTGAAGGCAAAGGCCGCCCTACCGCCAACCCACCAGCCGGCCCCACCGGGAACGCTGCCCCACAAATCTGGCAGTGGGCTTCGGCTGCGCGTCCTCCGGGGAGCTTTCTGTCCCTGCACCCGGAGTCCAGGACGGCCGTGGCCAGGCCCGGGGCAGACGGAAGTGTCTGCGTGGGGGAGGCGGCGCTCACCTTCGCTGGAGTCGACTCCTTCGCTGGACCGCCCGGTCCTGCCGAGAGAGCAGCCCCAGGGGAGGGTGAGGGCGGGGAGGgctgtcccctcccctctctcaggAATTCTAGGGTTGGGGGAGGCCAGAAAAGGCGCCAGATGCCAATTGTCTTCCCACCCCAGTCCACGCCCCACCGGGAGGCCCCGTGGAGCCCCGGCCCAAGGCCAGGTCGGCTGAGTGGGCGCCGAGGGTGGCGGGGGGCGCGCTCAGATCGGGGCCTCCGCAGCCCGGGCGGCGCGCAGGGCTCTGGATTGTGCCCTGGCGCCGGTACCAGAGACCCGCGAGGCCCCCAGCGCCCTCCAGCCCGAGCCCCGGGGCCC
Coding sequences within:
- the SSH3 gene encoding protein phosphatase Slingshot homolog 3 produces the protein MALVTVSRSPPGSGASTPVGPWDRAVQRRSRLQRRQSFAVLRGAVLGLQDGGNKDDAAEASPEPEEELPSEEELLGDQTDFGQGSQSPQKQEEQRQHLHLMVQLLRQQDDIRLAAQLEAARPPRLRYLLVVSTREGEGLSQDETVLLGVDFPDSSSPSCTLGLVLPLWSDTQVYLDGDGGFSVTSGGQSRIFKPISIQTMWATLQVLHQACEAALGSGLVPGGSALTWASHYQERLNSDQSCLNEWMAMADLESLRPPSAKPGRSSEQERMEQAIRAELWKVLDASDLESVTSKEIRQALELRLGLPLQQYRDFIDNQMLLLVAQRDRASRIFPHLYLGSEWNAANLEELQRNRVTHILNMAREIDNFYPERFTYHNVRLWDEESAQLLPHWKETHRFIEAARAQGTHVLVHCKMGVSRSAATVLAYAMKQYECTLEQALRHVQELRPIARPNAGFLRQLQIYQGILTASRQSHVWEQKVGGVSPEERPAPEVSTPFPPLPPEPGGGGEEKVVGMEESQAAPKEEPGPRPRINLRGVMRSISLLEPSLELESTSETSDMPEVFSSHESSHEEPLQPLPQLARTKGRQQVDRGPQPALKSHQSVVTLQGTALVANRTQALQEQEQEQEQGQGQGQGEPCISSTPRFRKMVRQASVHDSGEEGEA